Proteins encoded within one genomic window of Triticum aestivum cultivar Chinese Spring chromosome 2D, IWGSC CS RefSeq v2.1, whole genome shotgun sequence:
- the LOC123051523 gene encoding putative tRNA (cytidine(32)/guanosine(34)-2'-O)-methyltransferase isoform X3, translating into MGGRREREGRGEVRRCPAAARRWLAGHRREVGALSGGFPGHLLPEGQGGGVEARSAFKLMQIDQEFNIFHGVKRAVDLCAAPGSWSQILSHNLYLPQSYHLTANMVAGIDLQPMAPIEGVIQVQGDITNARAAEVVIRHFDGCRADLVVYDAAPDVTGLHDMDEFVQSSVPAYIGSWYNFLCLCISI; encoded by the exons GGCGGTGTCCTGCTGCTGCTCGCCGGTGGCTTGCCGGCCATAGGCGCGAGGTGGGGGCTCTGTCCGGCGGTTTCCCAGGACATCTACTACCGGAAGGCCAAGGAGGAGGGGTGGAGGCTCGCAGCGCCTTCAAGCTCATGCAGATCGACCAAGAGTTCAACATCTTCCACG GAGTGAAGCGTGCCGTTGACCTGTGCGCTGCTCCTGGGAGCTGGAGCCAG ATTTTGAGCCACAATTTGTATCTACCGCAAAGCTATCATCTGACGGCAA ACATGGTGGCCGGAATTGATCTGCAACCGATGGCTCCGATAGAAGGTGTTATACAAGTGCAGGGCGACATCACCAATGCTCGGGCAGCGGAAGTG GTTATCAGGCACTTTGATGGATGTAGAGCAGACTTGGTTGTCTATGATGCCGCCCCTGATG TTACTGGACTTCATGATATGGACGAGTTTGTTCAGTCTTCAGTCCCAGCTTATATTGGCAGTTGGTATAATTTTCTCTGTCTCTGCATATCAATTTAG
- the LOC123051523 gene encoding putative tRNA (cytidine(32)/guanosine(34)-2'-O)-methyltransferase isoform X2: protein MGGRREREGRGEVRRCPAAARRWLAGHRREVGALSGGFPGHLLPEGQGGGVEARSAFKLMQIDQEFNIFHGVKRAVDLCAAPGSWSQILSHNLYLPQSYHLTATDMVAGIDLQPMAPIEGVIQVQGDITNARAAEVVIRHFDGCRADLVVYDAAPDVTGLHDMDEFVQSSVPAYIGSWYNFLCLCISI, encoded by the exons GGCGGTGTCCTGCTGCTGCTCGCCGGTGGCTTGCCGGCCATAGGCGCGAGGTGGGGGCTCTGTCCGGCGGTTTCCCAGGACATCTACTACCGGAAGGCCAAGGAGGAGGGGTGGAGGCTCGCAGCGCCTTCAAGCTCATGCAGATCGACCAAGAGTTCAACATCTTCCACG GAGTGAAGCGTGCCGTTGACCTGTGCGCTGCTCCTGGGAGCTGGAGCCAG ATTTTGAGCCACAATTTGTATCTACCGCAAAGCTATCATCTGACGGCAA CAGACATGGTGGCCGGAATTGATCTGCAACCGATGGCTCCGATAGAAGGTGTTATACAAGTGCAGGGCGACATCACCAATGCTCGGGCAGCGGAAGTG GTTATCAGGCACTTTGATGGATGTAGAGCAGACTTGGTTGTCTATGATGCCGCCCCTGATG TTACTGGACTTCATGATATGGACGAGTTTGTTCAGTCTTCAGTCCCAGCTTATATTGGCAGTTGGTATAATTTTCTCTGTCTCTGCATATCAATTTAG
- the LOC123051523 gene encoding putative tRNA (cytidine(32)/guanosine(34)-2'-O)-methyltransferase isoform X1 translates to MGGRREREGRGEVRRCPAAARRWLAGHRREVGALSGGFPGHLLPEGQGGGVEARSAFKLMQIDQEFNIFHGVKRAVDLCAAPGSWSQVVTSSVSHIHACIPLFNCLSQSQLQILSHNLYLPQSYHLTANMVAGIDLQPMAPIEGVIQVQGDITNARAAEVVIRHFDGCRADLVVYDAAPDVTGLHDMDEFVQSSVPAYIGSWYNFLCLCISI, encoded by the exons GGCGGTGTCCTGCTGCTGCTCGCCGGTGGCTTGCCGGCCATAGGCGCGAGGTGGGGGCTCTGTCCGGCGGTTTCCCAGGACATCTACTACCGGAAGGCCAAGGAGGAGGGGTGGAGGCTCGCAGCGCCTTCAAGCTCATGCAGATCGACCAAGAGTTCAACATCTTCCACG GAGTGAAGCGTGCCGTTGACCTGTGCGCTGCTCCTGGGAGCTGGAGCCAGGTAGTCACAAGCTCGGTTTCCCACATCCATGCTTGTATCCCTTTGTTCAATTGCTTATCTCAATCGCAATTGCAGATTTTGAGCCACAATTTGTATCTACCGCAAAGCTATCATCTGACGGCAA ACATGGTGGCCGGAATTGATCTGCAACCGATGGCTCCGATAGAAGGTGTTATACAAGTGCAGGGCGACATCACCAATGCTCGGGCAGCGGAAGTG GTTATCAGGCACTTTGATGGATGTAGAGCAGACTTGGTTGTCTATGATGCCGCCCCTGATG TTACTGGACTTCATGATATGGACGAGTTTGTTCAGTCTTCAGTCCCAGCTTATATTGGCAGTTGGTATAATTTTCTCTGTCTCTGCATATCAATTTAG